The sequence below is a genomic window from Macadamia integrifolia cultivar HAES 741 chromosome 1, SCU_Mint_v3, whole genome shotgun sequence.
AGTACGAAATAGAAACCCATAGCACCCTAGTACAGTGCCTCTCAAAACTGAACAATCAATTTTCATATCATACGTGTTCCAGTGAAGTTTATAGTTTCATAAATTCAATTTCACATTCCATCAGGTTTCTATCTAGAAAACCCTTGGAAAacatagaaaataaaagttcaagAATGCACATAGGGACATAAAGGCACACATGCACACATTTCAAGAGATAGATCATGAATATCTTGAGGACAGATTCACAAGTTCCAATCAGGAAGATAAGTTCTTCTTTCAGTACCAGCTATTTATGGAAGTTCCCAAAACAATCTGAATTTATGCACCTAAACGTTGGTAGACCagtttttaaatgcattttcagCAAAGGAGTGAAACTAGGACGTTAAATTTTGGACCATTCAATTCACATTGTAAATTGATCATGTAACAATTCACAAACATGTATGGATAATTGCTCTCTAATCTTCAGATGCAGGAGAGGCAATGGGGCAAGTTTGACAAGCTAATCATTGACAAGATGGACAAGGAGTAAAGATGACTGCCAGCACCCATTTATAACCAGGAAGTTTGGGTGGcccatataaaaataaataatgaattagattaatttaattaatttacagaaaaatatattaataggGGCAATCAAGCGAATTTGGATAGGTTTGACAAGAAATCAGTCTTGCCATGTAGTTTGCTTGTCAAAATCGCCATAACCTGGGTACCTGACACAACGCATTCACTAGTTGCATGGAAGTACCCCAACCGTAACACATCTTGTTAATCAATGGGTCATGTTCAGGTCAACCTGCTTCAGTTAATAATGTTGATGTGGTTCTAGTTTGTTCAAACAGACCGTGTTGGCCATTTAGATTGTGCCATATGACCTTCATATCAATATTGTGTTAGATTCAGTAAGATCTTTCTCAATGAGCCATGAAATTGACCCATTGCCAAAGAATGAAGGTGGTAACCGAGTGCATTGAGAAGATGGAAATGTAATGAAAGTACATTAAGAATATGCCTTAAAAAATTCTGTATTTTACTTATGGAAGAGGGATAGGTATactagcgtagtacctaggaattaggatgCTAGCGggattttgaccgtaggatttggTCAACTtgaattgaaccgttggatggaaagaagatatacaaattttcaatccacggttgcaacacctttcctctctctctttctctctcttctgtcgGAAAAGACATTCATTTTACTAGATCCAGCCAGAGAAAGTGAACTCCGGTGAGAGTTGTCATAAGGAGAAAAATTTCACACCGAAGCAGTGAGATCAGTGATGGCCAGTCCTCTTCTTCTCCGAAATCGGTCCAACAACGACTGGGGTACTTTGCTTTTCTTCTGGGTAGTGCCTGAATCTTCAGTTTCACAAACCGTATGGCCCTCCATGCATCCTGACAATCTCCTTTTCGAGTGAAAGTTAATGGATGAAACAGAAGAGAAGAGCGACAATCTCGattgggaggaggaggaagaagtagCAGAAGAGATTTTTACCTAATCCTCTAGTTCTTATACCTGTTTCCTTAATCGAATCCTCTAGTTCTAATGTCCGTTTCCTTAAACTCAAAAACTGACATGGGCATTTTATTCTTACCAAATCCTCTGGTTCTAATGTCCGTTTCCTTAAACTCAAAAACTGATATGGGCATATAATCCGAcagaaataaaatgaattaagaCTTCCTCTTTCAGGAATGTTGTCAGGACTCGGGAGAAGGTTCTCCACTGACTCCTCTGGTTTGAGCCGCTGCTACCTACCCCTCTCTATCTGATGGGTCTCATCGTTCCCGCCGTCAGAAGATCCGTGTAGTGGAGCTCGCTTCCTCTACTTCCGAAGACGGAGTTGGGCAGGACCAGAACCAAGGTGGTGGTCGGAGGCGGTTCTGGCGGATCAAGGTGATGCCCAAGGTGACGCGGTCCCGCCGTCGGAAGATCCGTGTAGTGGAGCTCACTTCCTCTACTTCCAAAGACGGAGTTGGGCAGGACCAGAACCAAGGTGGTGGTCGGAGGCGGTTCTGGCAGATCAAGGTGACGCCCAAGGTCAAGTTTTTCGCCGGCGTAAACTCACCAAAGAAGTTCTTTGGCGTCTACAACGGTCACGGTATGATGGCAAAGGATATCGTGGAGCAGCGGTATTGGGCAAGTTCTATAAGACCTCGCCACATGAACGGATGAGATTTTGTTTGTTTCATGTAACGGTTAAAATCCTGCTAGCATACATTATTCCTAGGTAATGCGCTAGCATATCTATCCTTTTCCCTTTACTTAATGAAACATTCTACAATCTTTAAATTATTTCTTCTGCATTATATTTAAGGTTGCTCACCAGGAAATGATGCTGGATAGCCAAAATTCAGATTCCAATAAGACCAGTCATACTTGAAATTACAGAAGAAGTAAGTGAATTGACTCGGCAATGCATTCTTTGCACCAACCTTCTATCAAGGTGTGACTCCCACACCAGATTGTCACTCCTATTCTTGACCCCATATACACATTTTAAATGGTGCAAGTAAAAAGTTCAATTGTAATATCTGTCTTAACAGCTTCAGCAACAAAGCCCTCTCCCATGCCCAAAAACTTCACACAGCTAAGGACAAAAGTAAGATTCAGACAATGAGTTTTTGGAAGACAAAAGGAAGTTTCTAACTTGTTCAACCTCTTACCTCCGAAGACAGACAGTAGTAATAGTCATACAGATCAATAACAAGGAACAACCATGCTTAAGAAGTGTTTATAGAACTAAAAGGATTTGCTCAAGATAATAAAAACGCTAGATTGCTGATTCCATATAATAAGAAATTTCTTgttaatattttaatatatcTAGCATGAATTTCTAAGATTTTTCAACATTTTATCCTTGGATGTAAGTGTCTGCATTCCTAACATTCATACATTGGTCTTTAACATGACAACATATTCAaagatttataataataattaaaacaaagagATAGAGAACATAAACTAAAGATGGGGAGCCCTCATTACATGGACCCAAAAGAAACTACAACTAAACTAAATACAATCACACCAATACTCATATTGGCCTTGGAAAGAGTAAAAACATGTCTGCAATCAATGGCAACAGGAACAGATTTTCTTACCGATCAATTAGATCTTGCGCTTCAAGGCTCATCTCTTCAGGCACCCGGGGCCAAGGAATTTTACGACTGAGTATATTGTCAAAAATAGTctacaagaaaataagaaaataaaaaaccatccCATCAGTACTCAAAACTTGCAACAAATATCAGAACAGAGAACAAAACTTTATGCATGcgttcacacacacacacacacacatgcacagaCACAGGGTTTCTAAAATTGCAGTAAAGAATAATATTGGTTGATAAGAATCAATAAGCTGGCAATGAACTAAGATCAATGTAGTTGTATGTAAACTTAGAGCAATCGCATGATGAAACAAAAAGTCTCCAGGACCTATTGTGAAGAATAATGAATTACTGTTCTCATTAATAGCATTTAACCACATCCCGGAAACCATATGCCTCGACCCGGAAAGCATAATAAAGTTTAAAGTCAAAAAATATTTCTAGAAGCAAAATAAAGATCAAGACAATAACCTGTGGATGCTCTGCATTAAAGGGTGGTATGCCAACAATCAGCTCAAAAAGAATAACACCCACAGACCACCAATCTACAGTTGTGCCTAAGTAAATGAAAACATGTCACAGGATTAGAAATTCTGAAATTGCAAGATGTAAACagtaaaatattacaaaaatctATGAGATAAAAAATACACAAGGAAGCCAGAAACTAAGAAAGCTTTACACACCATATCCAGTCCCTAAGAGTATCTCCGGAGCCAAATAATCAGGAGCACCCACAGCTGAATGTTTTTGCCATCTTTCTCGCTGAGTCAATTTCTCATAAACAGAGAACTGTGGTTCATCTTCTCCAAGCAAAGATGTCCCACCAACTGCTGGACCAGACAAATCATCGTTTTTGTTGATGAGATCAACCTTCGAAAGCCTAAAGTCTGTCAACTGCTCAGAAGAAAGCTAGAACATATTAACATTTAGCATAAGGATATATAATTGTTGTAAAAACAATAGACAGTACCCATtagagggagaggggaggggacCTCTAATACACTAGTGTATAAAGGTAAAGGAATACAATAGCATACAAGAAGCAAAACTATTTGACTCTTGAACACAGACTAAATGACACAAGACACAGCATCTGCCCACCATATAATGCTGTCAGATACCAGGGCAGTAAACAAGGTTAAGTACACAAACTAGGTTAAATGATTTTACAGAGAACAAGATCAATCACTAAGATCTTGATGCCATTTCAAAAGGCAATGATATGAAAACAAACCAAATATACTCCTCACAGAGCCCTACATTCCCCAGATTCTACCAAAAGTGTAAACATATTAACCTTGATATGACCATCATGTGCAATCAACAAATTATTGGGCTTCAAATTATGATGAACTACGCATAGTGAATGTAAGCATTCCAGAGCAAGCACCTGCATGAAATTACCTACGAAAGTCAAAGAGTTACATTCAAACAAAGAAACAATACATTTCCCATTTAATAAACTTGAGCTTACAACTTCAGCAATATATATGCGAGCAACATCCTCATCCAAGCATCTTAAATTCCTCAACAATGAATGCAGGTTTCCTCCATTCAAATATTCCATGACAATATATAAGTTCTCACGGCAtgtaaaagaatagaaaaagcgCACCTGATACAATTCGAATTCCAGTTAGACTGAGAAGAAATAAAACCGTAGTTCGAAAGGAATACTTCACTCGCTAGACCTGCTCACCACAAAAGGACTGTGGACTGAAATCAAGATGTCACGCTCAGCCAAAATACTCTCAACAGCATTCTTACGGATCATATCTGCCTTCTTAAGAACCTGATAAAATATTACAAACGAATAAATAATCAGTATAGCACTCATAAGTGCACTAAATAGTAATATGGAAATGTAAAACCATTAACATTAGGCAATTATGCTTGTCAGatacaagaaaagaaagtgaaagcAAGTCCTACATGAACTATAGAGCTTGAAATCAGCATCTGCACAAAGCACTAGCTGCTAACAACCATTATCTTGATCTACATATGAGTGAAAGATAATTTCCAATGCATAACTTTCAAGCAGGCATCAAAAGTATATCTATCTGAAAACATTAAATATAGGTACCTTAATCGCAAAAAGATCACCCGTTGCTCTCTTTTTTGCCAAGTAGATTGGTCCAAATGCCCCACGACTGATTGGTCTTATTATTTCAAAGTCATCTATGGAAGTGCGGTCCTTAGAAGAGTGAATAGGGCTCGTTCTCAAGCTACGAACCATATCATCTTCCATGGGGGCATCTTCATCAATTACAGTGCTCATTAAATCAACCTTATCATCATCTACTAGCTCACAGAGCTGCAAGTATTTTTCCCTATAGAACCACAATAACCACTAAGTATTGAAGGAAAGCAAAGGAAGTTTCGGCACTAAAAATACTCTTCAAATGGACCATTAAAAAGCTgcaaaaagagcttgatgcaagtTTCAATAAAAGCAATAGCACTAGTAACAGTTCTGCCATATGGATATAACTTTAAAATATAAGTATGCACAAGAACAAATTAAGagaagattttattttcaaaagtatTTTTTGCAGCCCGCAATCAAAGGTGCCAGCTAGCACAGCTGGTAAGGACCTAGGCTTGTTGTCGCCAGGTCTTAGCATCAAATCCCGCCTTCACTTCGGGAGGTTGGCTGGGGTGGTGGTTTTCCATGCTATGTCAAAACACTGGAAGTACCACCacaaaaagggggagggggggataaGCAATCTTTCGAACTAAATACTCACCTGATCAATTTCTCTATGCATGCTCCAAATGTCTCCACTGTAAGTGCATCTAGTTTTCTATGGTCAACTATAACCCGTAGGTCTTCCAGACAGGAAACCAGATTTGAAATGGACTGGCCATCATCCATGGGTAGATTTGCAGCACATCGAGCAATATCTGCAATTTCATTCATCTGCACCAATTCAAAATTTGTTTAATACCACGATGACCATTAacattaaaattcaaatttgagaaaataaatagcggagggtgtcaatttgtgacatgatttcttcttcttctacttgaGAAATTTCGATTGAGTGTAAGTGGGAAATAAATAGAGATAAATGACTCTATTCTCTTTAATTGATGTGTAGAATTCTAAGAGCTTAACTATTTCagttgaaaaataattatttctcatatatttccaaaattttggaAGTGGATTCCTTCTATTAGCCCTTTTGATAGATGCCCGAAGATCTCGACAGATTCCCAGAACCCCATAAATAAATTTCTGCTCACAAATATACCTactctttctctattttcttcataattttctattattctctattgtgattttaatattttaaagatccctgaaatttattttattgttaGGCTTCAGCATCAATTTAAACCTATCTCACCCCATGATTATCCTGCCTCACCCTTCCTTTGTTACAATTAAAATCATGCTCATATGTCCACCAGAGTGTAATCTATTTGTCTGAAGCAAGCCAAAGACGAAAACAGAACAGCAAAGATAGTGAAGAATTAAATGAGGAGATACCTGTGGAAGATCTTCATGTTCAGCATATGCACCCTTTCCTGCCACGAAAACAAAATCAACAGCTCCAGGAAGGCAATCAACCATGTCCTCTGAACCCTTATGGGACCAATCACTGAGTTTTGGAGATAGACCAACAGATTCTTCAGTAATACTTGAGTTTGAAACTTTTGCAACATCCACACTTCCTATTATATTCTGCAAGTCCTTGTGTGAATGAGACTCTACCATTTTCTCAAGAGTCTCAGCAATACTGATAAGACGCTCATTAACACTTAAACCACCTTTCTGATCACATTTATCAGCAATTGCACAGATTCTTGAATGGTTTTCCAGATGAGAGATTGGAACTCCCTCCTCACAAATGCGACAAATGACTGTATTATCAGAAAGATTCTGCTGATCAACCCAAGAAGGAAGCTCAGGAGAATTAAAAGTTGCCCTAACTGCATCAGAACTTTCTCCCCTGTTCTTTAATATCTGCGAGGAATTTACCCGTTCAGCTTTCAATGAAATAGCTTCTCTCTGGCTTTTTGCAGTTGGAAGTGGCAGTTTCTTCCCAGAACCAATCTGGTCCCTGCTTACAGGGGATTCAATGTTCTTTGGAGATTCTGCATCATGAGGTATGAGGAAATTGGATTGCTTTACATCTTCTCTTTTCCAATCCAAGCCTCTTTGCTCTTGACTATAAGATTTCCTTGGAGAGACCATCTTTGACTTTGAGCCCCTATCAGCACTGAAGGCCTTTCACTCCCTTCCTGTGCCTGATGGAGCTTGTTTAATATCAGTAGGAAAAAAAACCCATCAATAATTGGGAGAATCAACAAAAACTACattgaaaattaaataattcaaaCTATAAAGAAGTAACCTGGATGGTTGTTGTTAGAGGAACTCATGGGTATGGTTCTTCAGTTTATGAAGGAGATCATGACAAGCATCAAGGAAAAGGGTAACTCCCAGAATCTCTCAATTGATCTGAAAGAACATAGAACATAGCTGCCAGTGAGATCACACCAGTCAATTATCTGGCAAGGTCAACTCTGAAGCGATCTTGCACTAAACGAAGTGGCAGCGTGGCGCCTGCTCCCTGACATAGTCAGTGAAATGACCTCTATGTCCCTAATGAAGGGCAAAAATCCCATCCTATTGATATTCTCATGCGGTCCCTTGACCCAATACTAGCTCAAGGGTCATGTTGCCTTTCGGGGAACCCTCTCTTAATTCATATCATAAAAATAAGGAAAGTAACATTACCCAGATATCTCATGAAATGACTGCCCCGCACCCTCACAAAATGAACACCAACCCTAGTTGATGCACCTATATGTCCCCTCATTGGCCCTGCATTAGTGCAAAAACCATGCAATCAAGTAGCATTCTCCTTCCCTATAAAAAACGAacttttgatttatttatttatttacataaATACAGGGGAGAAACAACACTACTAAATCACATGGGTACTACACTAATGCACAAGCATCCAACCGTAGGGGCAATAGCATCCTGTGTCTAAGCACAGAGGGCACAACTagatagcattcttttcccTAAATGCATAGTCTTTTGGGCAAAAGGTTCTTTGAACGTCCCACAGTGGCGGGGTACACTagcatttctctctctctctctctctctctctctctctctcttagatgAAATGACCTCGTTACCCTCTTATGTATGATACAATCTCAATGCAAAACCAATCAAGCATTGATATTTGATAGTGTTTGTTGGCACTTTGTCCCTATATATTGTGACTAAATTCTACGTTCACACCCGACATGGACTTGGTGAAGTTCCAAGGGACTTCATACTTAGTATGAGCCATCTCAAAGTTCAAAGTTTTGACTCTGAACTTTGAAGATGGTTTGAATTGTACACTACAATACCGGAGATTTTTGTGTAGATTATATTGGAATGGAGTGAATCACAAGAGTTATACCTAATAATAGAATTTCGAAGTACTATTGAACCAGCTTGGATCAAAGAAGGGAAGGCTTGAAAACCTCTTGTAAGGGTACATTCTTATGCTAGGTTACCCTTGACAGGGACTCGGTACCTCATGATCCAAGTCTCGCAGAATCTTGTATGTGTAAAATGGCTATACCGCCTGATCGTAGGTCTTCCTCATGTCTAATTTAATTGCATCTATGTATTCAAAGCCTTTGGCTCTCCATCAATCTCCACCAATTCTAATTTTAATATGTCCTGAAATCCGCCGGGAATTAACCTAACTTGATCAGACTCAGTACATTCAGAGCAGGGGTAATCATCTG
It includes:
- the LOC122074089 gene encoding probable serine/threonine protein kinase IREH1; translated protein: MVSPRKSYSQEQRGLDWKREDVKQSNFLIPHDAESPKNIESPVSRDQIGSGKKLPLPTAKSQREAISLKAERVNSSQILKNRGESSDAVRATFNSPELPSWVDQQNLSDNTVICRICEEGVPISHLENHSRICAIADKCDQKGGLSVNERLISIAETLEKMVESHSHKDLQNIIGSVDVAKVSNSSITEESVGLSPKLSDWSHKGSEDMVDCLPGAVDFVFVAGKGAYAEHEDLPQMNEIADIARCAANLPMDDGQSISNLVSCLEDLRVIVDHRKLDALTVETFGACIEKLIREKYLQLCELVDDDKVDLMSTVIDEDAPMEDDMVRSLRTSPIHSSKDRTSIDDFEIIRPISRGAFGPIYLAKKRATGDLFAIKVLKKADMIRKNAVESILAERDILISVHSPFVVRFFYSFTCRENLYIVMEYLNGGNLHSLLRNLRCLDEDVARIYIAEVVLALECLHSLCVVHHNLKPNNLLIAHDGHIKLTDFRLSKVDLINKNDDLSGPAVGGTSLLGEDEPQFSVYEKLTQRERWQKHSAVGAPDYLAPEILLGTGYGTTVDWWSVGVILFELIVGIPPFNAEHPQTIFDNILSRKIPWPRVPEEMSLEAQDLIDRLLTEDPNQRLGAKGVAEVKQHAFFKDINWDTLARQKAAFVPASESTPDTSYFISQYSSNTSEEHVYAASEYVDSSDDASLNGSSSCLSNRQDEVGDECAGVAEFESGSSVMYSFSNFSFKNLSHLASINYDLLTKGWNDEPPSKNDA